In one window of Macrotis lagotis isolate mMagLag1 chromosome 5, bilby.v1.9.chrom.fasta, whole genome shotgun sequence DNA:
- the TNF gene encoding tumor necrosis factor has protein sequence MSTENMIQDVELAEEALQRKARGPQGLGRCLCLTISSFILLAGATILFCLLHFGVIGPQKEEEFPDAIFAMKPLTQRVRSCQTESDKPVAHVVANQSAEGQLQWLSGRANALLKNGIELKDNQLVVPSTGLYLVYSQLLFKGEDCASELLLTHTISRVAPSYKKKVSLLAAIKSPCQKALQGAGETSLWFEPIYLGGVFQLEMGDKLSADTNYPNYLDFAESGQVYFGVIAL, from the exons ATGAGCACAGAGAACATGATCCAAGATGTGGAGCTGGCAGAAGAGGCActccaaaggaaggcaagggggccCCAAGGCCTTGGACGCTGCCTCTGCCTCACAATTAGCTCCTTCATTCTTCTTGCTGGGGCCACCATTCTCTTTTGCCTGCTGCACTTTGGGGTGATTGGGCCCCAGAAGGAAGAG GAGTTCCCAGATGCCATTTTTGCCATGAAACCTCTGACCCAGAGAGTCA GATCTTGTCAGACTGAAAGTGACAAGCCAGTAGCTCATGTTGTAG CTAATCAAAGCGCAGAGGGGCAGCTCCAGTGGTTGAGTGGACGTGCCAATGCCCTCCTGAAAAATGGTATAGAACTGAAAGACAACCAACTGGTGGTGCCATCCACTGGGCTCTACCTGGTTTACTCCCAGCTTCTTTTCAAGGGTGAGGACTGTGCCAGTGAACTCCTGCTCACCCATACCATCTCCCGAGTTGCACCCTCCTACAAAAAGAAAGTCAGCCTCCTTGCTGCCATCAAGAGTCCATGTCAGAAGGCATTACAAGGAGCTGGGGAAACCAGTCTCTGGTTTGAACCAATCTACCTGGGTGGTGTCTTCCAGCTTGAGATGGGTGATAAGCTCAGTGCTGACACCAACTATCCGAACTATCTCGACTTTGCTGAGTCTGGCCAGGTCTATTTTGGGGTCATTGCCCTTTGA
- the LTA gene encoding lymphotoxin-alpha isoform X2 has product MISSGVLCFLGALSLQLLWLQPPGAQGALNPDNSHSSSPAPPHSAQHPSQKRLIRDTLKPAAHLVGDPSAQDSIHWRASTDHAFLQHGFSLSNNSLLVPTSGLYFVYSQVVFSGASCSEVTPIPLYLSHEVLLFSSKYQVHVPLLSAQKSVCPGSQGPWMRSVYQGAVFLLTQGDRLSTHTDGVSHLLQLPSCVFFGAFAL; this is encoded by the exons ATGATCTCATCTGGAGTCCTGTGCTTCCTGGGGGCACTGAGCCTCCAGCTGCTTTGGCTGCAGCCACCAGGGGCTCAG GGTGCTCTCAATCCTGATAACTCCCACTCATCTAGTCCAGCCCCACCTCATTCAGCTCAACATCCCAGCCAGAAGAGGCTCATAAGAGACACCCTCAAACCAGCTGCCCACCTTGTTG GAGATCCCAGTGCCCAGGACTCTATACATTGGAGGGCAAGCACAGACCACGCTTTCCTCCAACATGGCTTCTCTCTAAGCAATAACTCCTTGTTGGTCCCCACAAgtggtctttactttgtttactCCCAGGTTGTTTTCTCAGGGGCCAGCTGTTCTGAGGTTACTCCCATCCCACTCTACCTGAGCCATGAGGTGCTCCTCTTCTCCTCCAAGTACCAGGTTCATGTACCTCTCCTGAGTGCCCAAAAGTCTGTGTGCCCAGGGTCCCAAGGGCCCTGGATGAGATCAGTCTACCAAGGAGCTGTGTTCCTGCTCACCCAGGGAGATCGACTATCTACTCATACAGatggtgtttctcatctgcttcAGTTGCCTAGTTGTGTCTTTTTTGGGGCCTTTGCGctatag
- the LTA gene encoding lymphotoxin-alpha isoform X1 — MSLCFPYLPVSLCTYFPFPFLFLPLPPPISPPWALLYFLFLSSQVLPMISSGVLCFLGALSLQLLWLQPPGAQGALNPDNSHSSSPAPPHSAQHPSQKRLIRDTLKPAAHLVGDPSAQDSIHWRASTDHAFLQHGFSLSNNSLLVPTSGLYFVYSQVVFSGASCSEVTPIPLYLSHEVLLFSSKYQVHVPLLSAQKSVCPGSQGPWMRSVYQGAVFLLTQGDRLSTHTDGVSHLLQLPSCVFFGAFAL, encoded by the exons ATGTCATTATGTTTTCCATATCTTCCTGTTTCTCTCTGTActtatttcccatttccttttctttttctccctctcccccccccaatatctcCACCCTGGGCCCTtctctactttctctttctctcttctcaggTTCTCCCCATGATCTCATCTGGAGTCCTGTGCTTCCTGGGGGCACTGAGCCTCCAGCTGCTTTGGCTGCAGCCACCAGGGGCTCAG GGTGCTCTCAATCCTGATAACTCCCACTCATCTAGTCCAGCCCCACCTCATTCAGCTCAACATCCCAGCCAGAAGAGGCTCATAAGAGACACCCTCAAACCAGCTGCCCACCTTGTTG GAGATCCCAGTGCCCAGGACTCTATACATTGGAGGGCAAGCACAGACCACGCTTTCCTCCAACATGGCTTCTCTCTAAGCAATAACTCCTTGTTGGTCCCCACAAgtggtctttactttgtttactCCCAGGTTGTTTTCTCAGGGGCCAGCTGTTCTGAGGTTACTCCCATCCCACTCTACCTGAGCCATGAGGTGCTCCTCTTCTCCTCCAAGTACCAGGTTCATGTACCTCTCCTGAGTGCCCAAAAGTCTGTGTGCCCAGGGTCCCAAGGGCCCTGGATGAGATCAGTCTACCAAGGAGCTGTGTTCCTGCTCACCCAGGGAGATCGACTATCTACTCATACAGatggtgtttctcatctgcttcAGTTGCCTAGTTGTGTCTTTTTTGGGGCCTTTGCGctatag